The DNA window CTCGGTGCCCGACCCGTTCCCTTATTTCCGTATCGGGAACAAGGACATCATCCTCATGAGCGACCTGGAGCTGGGCCGGGCCCAAAAACAGGCCCAGGTGGACGAGGTCCTGTCCTACTCGGAGGCCCAGATGGCGGCCAAAGGCCAGGGGATCGAACGCCCGGGCGTCGCCGACGTTTCGGCCCACTTCCTCAAGTCCCGGGGGGTGCGGAAGGTCACGGTGCCGGACAACTTCAACCTGGGACTGGCCGACGCCCTGCGGCAAAGGGGCATCCAGGTCGTCCCGAAGGCCGACCCCTTCTTCGAACAGAGGGTCCTCAAGAGCGAGGAGGAAGTGCGGATGATCACCCGCTCCCTGCGCCACACGGAGGCCGCCATCCACAAGCTCGAGGACCTTTTGCGGCGCTCCCGGATCGTGGGCAAACGCTTGTCCTACCGGGGGACCTTGGTCACTTCCGAACTGCTCAAGAAGGTCCTGAACGTCTCCATGATGGAGAACAACTGCATCGGCAGTCACACCATCGTGGCCAGTGGAAACCAGGGCTGCGACCCGCACCAGGAAGGGACGGGACCGGTCTGGGCCCACCAATCCCTGATCGTGGACGTGTTCCCGAGGTCCGCTGACACCTTTTATTACGCCGATATCACCCGGACCTTCGTGAAGGGGAAGGCCTCCCCGCAATTGAAACGCCAATACGAGGCGGTCCGCCACGCCCAGGAATTGGGGATCAAGAAGGTGGCCCCGGGCGTGAATGGGCGGGAGGTCCACCAGGCGATCCAGAAGGATATGGAATCGCGGGGTTACCGGACGGAAAAGCGCAAGGGGACCATGGTGGGTTTCTTCCATGGGACCGGCCATGGCCTGGGGTTGGACGTGCATGAACCACCGCGGGTCAATGCGAGCGACCACGTGCTCAGACCGGGGGAAGTGGTGACGGTGGAACCGGGTCTCTATTATCCCGGAGTGGGAGCGGTCCGCATCGAGGACCTTTTGGTGGTCACGCCCAAAGGGCACCGGAACTTGACGGTCTATCCCAAGAAGCTGGAGATCCCCTAAGGGGTCTGCAGGGTCGGGGTGACCGAGATCCCCA is part of the bacterium genome and encodes:
- a CDS encoding Xaa-Pro peptidase family protein: MPRRASRPGSGALMIYAASEHDSNLYYAVKFSVPDPFPYFRIGNKDIILMSDLELGRAQKQAQVDEVLSYSEAQMAAKGQGIERPGVADVSAHFLKSRGVRKVTVPDNFNLGLADALRQRGIQVVPKADPFFEQRVLKSEEEVRMITRSLRHTEAAIHKLEDLLRRSRIVGKRLSYRGTLVTSELLKKVLNVSMMENNCIGSHTIVASGNQGCDPHQEGTGPVWAHQSLIVDVFPRSADTFYYADITRTFVKGKASPQLKRQYEAVRHAQELGIKKVAPGVNGREVHQAIQKDMESRGYRTEKRKGTMVGFFHGTGHGLGLDVHEPPRVNASDHVLRPGEVVTVEPGLYYPGVGAVRIEDLLVVTPKGHRNLTVYPKKLEIP